From the Cryptomeria japonica chromosome 2, Sugi_1.0, whole genome shotgun sequence genome, one window contains:
- the LOC131873751 gene encoding uncharacterized protein LOC131873751 — translation MDVVDCIFDELGFWIPCAEIVQVTEPLVVLLRVVDGEKPAMGYIYEGMDRAKEAIRSIYVGVEDKYRPIWDIIDRRWHNQLHRPIHAAAYYLNPSFCFRADFKADEEVLSGLYSVVQRMVTDTTATLLEMDAFNNASGAIFASQLCKEGQTKLQPDRWWQMFGPSTPNLQKIAIRILSQPCSAFGCERNWSMFEHIHSKRRNRLSVERLNDLVFVHYNLRLRTRQILDDDSSPITLEEVDPESDWLTESTDPVFTDEDLEWVDQANREAEAATMAEEEDRARSGTTPMAT, via the exons atggatgtagtagattgcatttttgatgagctaGGTTTTTGGATCCCTTGTGCAGAGATCGTGCag gtcactgagcccctagtagttctcctacgagttgttgatggggagaagcccgctatgggctacatatatgagggcatggatagggccaaggaggccattagatccATATATGTTGGAGTTGAGGATAAGTATAGGCCCatttgggacataattgatagaagatggcataaccaacttcataggcccatccatgcagcagcttaTTACCTCAATCCATCATTTTGTTTCCGTGCTGATTTCAaagcggatgaggaggttcttagcggGCTATATTCAGTAGTACAACGGATGGTCACTGATACCACAGCTACACTTCTTGAGATGGATGCATTTAATAATGCATCAGGGGCAATCTTTGCCAGCCAATTGTGTAAAGAAGGTCAGACAAAATTGCAGCCAG atagatggtggcaaatgtttgggccttcaaccccaaaccttcaaaaaattgccatccgcATATTGAGCCAGCCATGCAGCGCTTTTggatgtgagcgcaactggagcatgttcgagcacatccactcaaagaggcgaaatagattgtctgtggagaggttgaatgatctagtctttgttcattacaacctccgtctcaggaccagacagattttggacgatgactcctctccgatcactctagaggaagtcgaccccgagtccgattggctcactgagtccaccgatccagtcttcactgatgaggaccttgagtgggttgaccaggcaaacagagaggctgaggctgcgactatggcagaggaggaggatagagcacgatcaggcacaacacctatggctacttag